A single window of Pseudoduganella plicata DNA harbors:
- a CDS encoding YceH family protein: MSELEVATEELDPFEIRVLAVLAEKEALTPDNYPLSLNAITNGCNQLSSRDPVMQIAEDTVADVLARLAERRLANAVTAAGARVTKYEHRMRIKWTLEQDKLAILTVLMLRGHQTAGEIRTRTGRMHEFKSVADVEAGLQFLIDKYPPLVAKLALAPGTKEPRYGQLLGGAAELAREEAGYGTSTVVPGGASRGDRVAQLELEVQQLRTEFAALTAQFEEFRKQFD; the protein is encoded by the coding sequence ATGAGCGAACTGGAAGTGGCAACGGAAGAACTGGACCCGTTTGAAATCCGCGTGCTGGCCGTGCTGGCCGAGAAGGAGGCGCTGACGCCGGATAACTATCCGCTGTCGCTGAACGCGATCACCAACGGCTGCAACCAGCTCTCCAGCCGCGATCCCGTCATGCAGATTGCCGAGGACACGGTGGCGGACGTGCTGGCGCGCCTGGCCGAGCGCCGCCTCGCCAATGCCGTCACCGCCGCCGGCGCGCGGGTGACGAAGTACGAGCACCGCATGCGCATCAAATGGACGCTGGAGCAGGACAAGCTGGCGATCCTCACCGTGCTGATGTTGCGCGGGCACCAGACGGCCGGCGAAATCCGCACGCGCACGGGCCGCATGCACGAGTTCAAATCGGTGGCGGACGTGGAAGCGGGCCTGCAGTTCCTGATCGACAAATATCCGCCGCTGGTGGCGAAGCTGGCGCTGGCGCCGGGCACGAAGGAGCCGCGTTATGGCCAGTTGCTGGGCGGCGCGGCCGAACTGGCTCGGGAGGAGGCGGGTTACGGTACGTCCACGGTGGTACCGGGCGGGGCTTCACGCGGCGATCGGGTGGCGCAGCTGGAGCTGGAAGTGCAGCAGCTGCGCACCGAATTCGCGGCCCTGACGGCGCAGTTCGAGGAATTCAGGAAGCAGTTCGACTGA
- a CDS encoding glutaredoxin family protein, whose product MSIESKQALLHRMVTPEHTCPWGVKALELLKQAGYQVEDHQLTTRGEVDAFMQDEGVQTTPQTYIDGQRVGGYEELVAFLGEK is encoded by the coding sequence ATGTCAATCGAATCGAAGCAAGCATTGCTGCACCGAATGGTCACTCCAGAACATACTTGTCCGTGGGGAGTCAAGGCGCTCGAGTTATTAAAACAGGCGGGTTACCAAGTCGAGGACCATCAGTTGACAACCCGAGGCGAAGTAGACGCGTTTATGCAGGACGAAGGAGTCCAGACTACGCCGCAGACCTATATCGACGGGCAGCGTGTAGGCGGGTACGAGGAACTTGTCGCTTTTTTAGGCGAGAAATAA